A stretch of Microbacterium sp. LWH3-1.2 DNA encodes these proteins:
- a CDS encoding PhoH family protein, producing the protein MVQLLGPQDRLLRVVEKEHPGVDVHVRGNEITLTGEAAAVAAARTLVDELVAMTKAGQSLGEDDVASSNRILRSEGGPRPSEVLGEAILSSRGKVIRPKTLGQKAYVDAIEENTIVFGIGPAGTGKTYLAMAKAVQALQRKEVSRIILTRPAVEAGERLGFLPGTLTDKIDPYLRPLYDALNEMMDPELVPKLMATGTIEVAPLAYMRGRTLNDSFVVLDEAQNTTPEQMKMFLTRLGFGTRMVVTGDITQIDLPQGASGLRLVTRVLGDIDDIHFSYLTSDDVVRHTLVGRIVDAYSEYDERRIAARRERDEASEFANRAERRAATVRGGGPRDHLPKRGRP; encoded by the coding sequence ATGGTGCAGCTCCTCGGTCCACAGGACCGCCTGCTGCGGGTCGTCGAGAAGGAGCACCCGGGTGTCGATGTGCACGTGCGCGGCAACGAGATCACTCTGACGGGGGAGGCGGCGGCGGTCGCTGCGGCGCGGACGCTGGTCGACGAGCTCGTCGCGATGACGAAGGCGGGTCAATCGCTCGGCGAGGACGACGTCGCCTCGTCGAACCGCATCCTCCGCAGTGAGGGCGGGCCCCGCCCGTCGGAGGTGCTCGGAGAGGCGATCCTCTCCTCGCGCGGCAAGGTCATCCGCCCGAAGACCCTCGGCCAGAAGGCGTACGTCGACGCCATCGAGGAGAACACGATCGTGTTCGGCATCGGCCCCGCCGGCACCGGGAAGACATATCTCGCGATGGCGAAAGCCGTCCAGGCGCTGCAGCGCAAGGAGGTCAGCCGCATCATCCTGACGCGGCCGGCCGTCGAGGCGGGTGAGCGGCTCGGCTTCCTGCCCGGCACGCTCACCGACAAGATCGACCCGTACCTGCGCCCGCTGTACGACGCGCTCAACGAGATGATGGACCCGGAGCTGGTGCCCAAGCTCATGGCGACCGGCACGATCGAGGTCGCTCCGCTGGCGTACATGCGCGGCCGCACGCTGAACGACTCCTTCGTCGTCCTCGACGAGGCGCAGAACACCACGCCCGAGCAGATGAAGATGTTCCTCACGCGCCTGGGCTTCGGGACGCGCATGGTGGTCACCGGCGACATCACGCAGATCGACCTGCCGCAGGGCGCCTCCGGCCTGCGGCTCGTGACCCGCGTGCTCGGCGACATCGACGACATCCACTTCTCGTACCTGACGAGCGACGACGTCGTGCGCCACACCCTCGTCGGCCGCATCGTCGACGCCTACAGCGAGTACGACGAGCGCCGGATCGCCGCACGTCGCGAGAGGGACGAGGCATCCGAGTTCGCCAACCGCGCCGAGCGACGCGCCGCCACCGTACGCGGCGGCGGACCGCGTGACCACCTTCCGAAGCGAGGACGCCCATGA
- the leuA gene encoding 2-isopropylmalate synthase, with amino-acid sequence MENTQKPSGMPTHKYRPFHKQITVHLPDRTWPNQRITTAPRWCAVDLRDGNQALIDPMSPERKRIMFDLLVKMGYKEIEVGFPSASQTDFDFVRQLIEEDLIPDDVTIQVLTQAREHLIERTYESIAGAKQAIVHLYNSTSVLQREVVFRTDEQGIIDIALEGARLCREFEKRIPETKVFYEYSPESYTGTELEFALNVCNQVIEIFEPTPERKVIINLPATVEMATPNVYADSIEWMSRRLAHRENVILSLHPHNDRGTAIAAAELGYMAGADRIEGCLFGNGERTGNVDLVALGINLFTQGIDPQIDFSDIDQVKRTVEYCNQLPVHERSPWAGDLVFTAFSGSHQDAIKKGFEAMDARAAATGVTVDEIEWAVPYLPIDPKDLGRSYEAVIRVNSQSGKGGVAYLLKTDHSLDLPRKLQIDFSGVVQVKTDAEGGEVTSDQIWKIFTDEYLPSEIADERWGRFELLATSTRSDLSGDVALDITLRDGDERFEASGHGNGPVAAFLEIIRAQGFDVTLYDYVEHALSAGGDAQAAAYIELQVDGERLWGVGIDSDISTASLKAIVSGVNRAIRTRQRSGALAGV; translated from the coding sequence ATGGAGAACACCCAGAAGCCCTCGGGCATGCCGACCCACAAGTATCGGCCGTTCCACAAGCAGATCACCGTGCATCTGCCCGACCGCACCTGGCCGAACCAGCGCATCACGACCGCACCTCGCTGGTGCGCCGTCGACCTGCGCGACGGCAATCAGGCGCTCATCGACCCGATGAGCCCCGAGCGCAAGCGCATCATGTTCGACCTGCTCGTGAAGATGGGCTACAAGGAGATCGAGGTCGGCTTTCCCTCGGCGAGCCAGACCGACTTCGACTTCGTGCGTCAGCTCATCGAAGAGGACCTCATCCCGGACGACGTCACGATCCAGGTGCTGACGCAGGCCCGTGAGCACCTCATCGAGCGCACGTACGAATCCATCGCCGGCGCCAAGCAGGCGATCGTGCACCTGTACAACTCGACGAGCGTGCTGCAGCGTGAGGTGGTCTTCCGCACCGACGAGCAGGGCATCATCGACATCGCCCTCGAAGGCGCGCGCCTGTGCCGCGAGTTCGAGAAGCGCATCCCCGAGACAAAGGTCTTCTACGAGTACTCGCCCGAGAGCTACACCGGCACCGAGCTCGAGTTCGCGCTGAACGTGTGCAACCAGGTCATCGAGATCTTCGAGCCGACACCCGAGCGCAAGGTCATCATCAACCTGCCCGCCACCGTCGAGATGGCGACGCCGAACGTGTATGCCGACTCGATCGAGTGGATGAGCCGTCGCCTCGCTCACCGCGAGAACGTCATCCTGTCCCTGCACCCCCACAACGACCGTGGCACGGCGATCGCGGCAGCGGAGCTCGGCTACATGGCCGGCGCCGACCGCATCGAGGGGTGCCTCTTCGGCAACGGCGAGAGGACGGGCAACGTCGACCTGGTGGCGCTGGGCATCAACCTGTTCACGCAGGGCATCGACCCGCAGATCGATTTCAGCGACATCGACCAGGTGAAGCGCACGGTCGAGTACTGCAACCAGCTGCCCGTGCACGAGCGCAGCCCCTGGGCCGGCGACCTCGTGTTCACCGCGTTCAGCGGCTCGCACCAGGACGCCATCAAGAAGGGCTTCGAGGCGATGGACGCCCGCGCCGCAGCGACCGGCGTGACCGTGGACGAGATCGAGTGGGCGGTCCCGTACCTGCCGATCGACCCGAAGGACCTGGGTCGCTCGTACGAGGCGGTCATCCGCGTCAACTCGCAGTCGGGCAAGGGCGGCGTCGCATACCTGCTCAAGACCGACCACTCCCTGGATCTGCCCCGGAAGCTCCAGATCGACTTCTCGGGCGTGGTGCAGGTCAAGACCGACGCCGAGGGCGGCGAGGTCACGAGCGACCAGATCTGGAAGATCTTCACCGACGAGTACCTGCCGTCGGAGATCGCCGACGAGCGCTGGGGCCGCTTCGAGCTCCTGGCCACCAGCACCCGCAGCGACCTGTCGGGGGACGTCGCGCTCGACATCACGCTGCGCGACGGCGACGAGCGGTTCGAGGCATCCGGGCACGGCAACGGCCCTGTCGCCGCGTTCCTCGAGATCATCCGCGCACAGGGATTCGACGTGACGCTCTACGACTACGTCGAGCACGCCCTCAGCGCAGGCGGCGACGCGCAGGCGGCCGCCTACATCGAACTCCAGGTCGACGGCGAGCGCCTCTGGGGCGTCGGCATCGACTCGGACATCTCGACCGCATCGCTCAAGGCGATCGTGTCGGGCGTGAACCGCGCCATCCGTACGCGGCAGCGCTCCGGAGCCCTCGCGGGCGTCTGA
- a CDS encoding trimeric intracellular cation channel family protein, protein MDEPVFVIPLWADLIAVGLGGIQGALFASGFRGERRLDLLGVAIIGIVMGMGGGLIRDLLLNVAPTTLQSNWYLLTAAGAALFGMLLAGLFQRLNAVIVGLDALVIGLFGAFGTSKALVLGLPIVPAVFVGVCAAVGGGILRDVIMGLPVAILHVSSLYAAAAGIGCLVLATAEQLGASVVVAAVIGIVVTTVIRLLAVIFDISLPEQRALYRRKVAVETSTIPIVKP, encoded by the coding sequence GTGGACGAGCCGGTCTTCGTGATCCCCCTGTGGGCCGACCTCATCGCCGTGGGTCTCGGCGGCATCCAGGGCGCCCTGTTCGCATCGGGCTTCCGCGGCGAACGGCGGCTCGACCTGCTCGGCGTCGCGATCATCGGCATCGTCATGGGCATGGGCGGAGGTCTGATCCGCGACCTGCTCCTCAACGTCGCGCCGACCACCCTGCAGAGCAACTGGTACCTGCTCACCGCTGCCGGCGCTGCCCTGTTCGGGATGCTGCTCGCCGGTCTCTTCCAGCGACTGAACGCCGTCATCGTCGGCCTCGACGCCCTGGTCATCGGCCTGTTCGGGGCATTCGGCACGAGCAAGGCGCTCGTGCTCGGTCTCCCGATCGTGCCCGCCGTGTTCGTCGGGGTGTGCGCGGCCGTCGGCGGCGGCATCCTCCGCGACGTGATCATGGGGCTGCCGGTCGCGATCCTGCACGTCAGCTCGCTGTACGCGGCAGCGGCGGGCATCGGATGCCTCGTCCTCGCGACCGCCGAGCAGCTCGGCGCGAGCGTGGTCGTCGCCGCGGTGATAGGCATCGTCGTGACGACGGTGATACGCCTGCTCGCCGTCATCTTCGACATCTCGCTGCCGGAACAGCGCGCGCTCTACCGCCGCAAGGTGGCCGTGGAGACCTCGACGATCCCGATCGTCAAGCCCTGA
- the era gene encoding GTPase Era, with translation MTENEPTPHAESVSAHGSAESRSGFVTFVGRPNVGKSTLTNALVGEKVAITSDKPQTTRRAIRGILSRPGGQLVIVDTPGLHKPRTLLGQRLNDLVEQVLGDVDVIGFCVPAIEKVGPGDRRIAESLNGYGRAKKVAIVTKTDAATREQITERLIEVDQLREDWAAVIPLSAFTRDQLDVLSDELLALMPEGPALYPEGVVTDESTEDRIAEIIREAALDGVRDELPHSIAVVVQDVAPREDSELTDIYADIVVERDSQKGIIIGHKGSRLRDVGARARAQIEPLLGTKVFLKLHVRIAKEWQRDPKQLGRLGF, from the coding sequence ATGACCGAGAACGAGCCCACACCGCACGCCGAGTCCGTCTCCGCGCACGGGTCCGCCGAGAGCCGGTCCGGTTTCGTCACGTTCGTGGGCCGGCCGAACGTCGGCAAGTCGACCCTGACCAACGCGCTGGTCGGCGAGAAGGTCGCCATCACCAGCGACAAGCCCCAGACGACGCGCCGCGCGATCCGCGGCATCCTGAGTCGCCCCGGCGGCCAGCTCGTGATCGTCGACACCCCGGGACTCCACAAACCCCGCACGCTGCTCGGGCAGCGCCTCAACGACCTCGTCGAGCAGGTGCTCGGCGACGTCGACGTCATCGGCTTCTGCGTGCCCGCGATCGAGAAGGTGGGCCCCGGCGACCGCCGCATCGCGGAGTCGCTGAACGGCTACGGGCGCGCGAAGAAGGTGGCCATCGTGACCAAGACGGATGCCGCCACCCGCGAGCAGATCACCGAGAGGCTCATCGAGGTCGATCAGCTCCGCGAAGACTGGGCGGCCGTCATCCCGCTGTCCGCCTTCACGCGCGACCAGCTCGACGTCCTGAGCGACGAGCTGCTCGCTCTCATGCCGGAAGGCCCCGCCCTGTACCCCGAGGGCGTCGTCACCGACGAGTCGACCGAGGATCGCATCGCCGAGATCATCCGCGAAGCCGCTCTCGACGGCGTGCGCGACGAGCTGCCGCACTCGATCGCCGTCGTCGTGCAGGATGTGGCACCCCGCGAGGACTCCGAGCTGACCGACATCTACGCCGACATCGTCGTCGAACGCGACAGTCAGAAGGGCATCATCATCGGGCACAAGGGCTCTCGGCTGCGCGACGTCGGCGCCCGCGCCCGCGCGCAGATCGAACCCCTGCTGGGCACCAAGGTGTTCCTCAAGCTGCATGTGCGCATCGCCAAGGAATGGCAGCGCGACCCGAAACAACTCGGTCGCCTCGGCTTCTAG
- a CDS encoding hemolysin family protein, which produces MTAALLLVAAAVLLAFGALMVAIDAALGVTSRADLAELGAGGRNAVSLRKIADDPDAHANAVIFIRVLAETTAAVLVTVAFTDLFDNIWWAMLAAAVLMTGVSYVVVGASPRTVGRLHAKGLLRGAAPIVRGVRIILGPLAHGLVALGTRITPGSPRGSSFASEEQLLSIIDEAAENELIEQDDRELIHSVFDFTDTFVRAVMVPRTDMVTVDASTSTREAMTIFLDKGVSRIPIVDDDADDVVGVLYLKDLVQFGFSDEAGWRDAPISRIARPAVFVPESMKAETLLQQMKRDAVHVCLVIDEYGGVSGLVTLEDLIEELVGEISDEYDPRGEEVTELEPGHYRVSARLGLDEVGDLFGLELEDEDVDSIGGLLGKALGRVPQPGATAEYAGLVLTGGASRGRGRGISTVFVERGDPALHVGRSPGTGEIRIVSPRTGEIRLPRKEETS; this is translated from the coding sequence ATGACCGCCGCTCTGCTGCTCGTCGCCGCGGCGGTCCTGCTCGCGTTCGGCGCCCTCATGGTCGCCATCGACGCGGCGCTCGGCGTCACTTCCCGCGCTGATCTCGCAGAGCTCGGAGCGGGCGGTCGCAACGCGGTGTCGCTCAGGAAGATCGCGGACGACCCCGACGCGCACGCCAACGCCGTGATCTTCATCCGCGTGCTCGCGGAGACGACGGCGGCCGTACTGGTCACCGTCGCGTTCACGGACCTGTTCGACAACATCTGGTGGGCGATGCTCGCGGCCGCGGTGCTCATGACGGGTGTCTCCTACGTCGTGGTGGGGGCGAGCCCCCGCACCGTGGGGCGACTCCACGCGAAAGGGCTCCTGCGCGGTGCGGCGCCGATCGTCCGCGGAGTGCGCATCATCCTCGGACCACTGGCCCACGGCCTCGTCGCCCTCGGCACCCGCATCACACCCGGCTCACCGCGCGGCTCGTCGTTCGCCTCCGAGGAGCAGCTGCTCAGCATCATCGATGAGGCCGCCGAGAACGAGCTCATCGAACAGGACGACCGCGAGCTGATCCACTCGGTGTTCGACTTCACCGACACGTTCGTGCGTGCCGTGATGGTGCCCCGCACCGACATGGTGACGGTGGATGCCTCGACCTCGACGCGTGAGGCGATGACGATCTTCCTCGACAAGGGCGTCTCGCGCATTCCCATCGTCGACGACGATGCCGACGACGTCGTGGGCGTGCTCTACCTCAAGGACCTCGTGCAGTTCGGCTTCAGCGACGAGGCGGGGTGGCGGGATGCCCCGATCAGCCGGATCGCGCGCCCCGCGGTGTTCGTGCCGGAGTCGATGAAGGCCGAGACGCTGCTGCAGCAGATGAAGCGCGACGCGGTGCACGTGTGCCTCGTCATCGACGAGTACGGCGGCGTCTCGGGCCTCGTGACCCTGGAGGACCTCATCGAGGAGCTCGTCGGCGAAATCTCGGACGAATACGACCCGCGTGGCGAAGAGGTCACCGAGCTGGAGCCCGGCCACTACCGCGTGAGCGCCCGCCTCGGCCTCGACGAGGTCGGCGACCTCTTCGGCCTCGAGCTCGAGGACGAGGACGTCGATTCCATCGGGGGACTGCTCGGCAAGGCCCTCGGTCGCGTCCCGCAGCCTGGTGCGACGGCCGAGTACGCCGGCCTCGTGCTCACCGGCGGAGCGTCCCGCGGCCGCGGACGCGGCATCTCCACGGTGTTCGTCGAGCGCGGCGACCCCGCCCTGCACGTCGGCCGCTCGCCGGGCACCGGCGAGATCCGTATCGTGAGCCCCCGCACCGGCGAGATCCGGCTGCCTCGCAAGGAAGAGACGTCATGA
- a CDS encoding acyl-CoA dehydrogenase family protein, producing the protein MAIDFTLSDEEMSLRLQAREFAEGVLSGVSDAVAPHSEPLERFRALKPFYQQMVDAGFIAGLVPPESGGHRFTNLQFALACEELARIDVNVPSAVLGTGLGLYPIIAAGTPEQRTRFFAPFLDGSPALAAIAFTEAAGGANFDHPDPRFGVQTFAVRDGDEWVINGRKAYTTNASGWDDKGADLISVVCRTDPDAPPQESLAIVVVEKGTPGVVVTGMIDTFGHVATNSPVLEFRDVRVPLSNMIGEPGDGVQLTKGAFSWTCSSIGAAAVGKMRAAFEFAYEFVTTERRSGSVPVIDHQNAGYMLADIKTRIEAGRYFAWKAADHFDKTGGLDRELSNMVKIYNSELSVQTVYDAMRLVGVESYGDRTPLGAIMQDVLCFPVYDGGNMGVRRRHLHEMLRTPGYDHLAAAENRLP; encoded by the coding sequence ATGGCGATCGACTTCACACTGTCGGACGAGGAGATGTCGCTCAGGCTTCAGGCCCGCGAGTTCGCGGAAGGGGTGCTCTCGGGCGTCTCCGATGCCGTGGCCCCCCACTCCGAGCCCCTCGAGCGGTTCCGTGCGCTCAAGCCCTTCTACCAGCAGATGGTGGACGCCGGCTTCATCGCCGGGCTCGTGCCGCCGGAATCCGGAGGACATCGGTTCACCAATCTGCAGTTCGCCCTCGCCTGCGAGGAGCTCGCGCGCATCGACGTGAACGTCCCGTCGGCCGTGCTGGGCACCGGCCTGGGACTGTACCCGATCATCGCTGCGGGCACCCCCGAACAGCGAACGCGGTTCTTCGCGCCCTTCCTCGACGGCAGTCCGGCCCTCGCCGCGATCGCGTTCACGGAGGCTGCGGGTGGGGCCAACTTCGACCATCCGGACCCGCGGTTCGGAGTTCAGACCTTCGCCGTCCGCGACGGAGACGAATGGGTCATCAACGGCAGGAAGGCGTACACCACCAACGCCTCAGGGTGGGACGACAAGGGCGCTGACCTGATCAGCGTCGTCTGCCGCACCGACCCCGACGCTCCGCCCCAGGAGTCGCTCGCGATCGTCGTCGTGGAGAAGGGCACTCCCGGAGTGGTGGTGACGGGCATGATCGACACGTTCGGTCACGTCGCCACGAACTCACCCGTCCTGGAGTTCCGCGACGTCCGGGTACCGCTGTCGAACATGATCGGCGAGCCGGGCGACGGGGTGCAGCTGACCAAGGGCGCGTTCTCATGGACCTGCTCCAGCATCGGCGCCGCGGCCGTCGGCAAGATGCGTGCCGCGTTCGAGTTCGCCTACGAGTTCGTCACGACCGAGAGGCGCTCGGGAAGTGTGCCCGTCATCGACCATCAGAACGCGGGGTACATGCTCGCCGACATCAAGACGCGCATCGAGGCGGGCCGCTACTTCGCCTGGAAGGCGGCCGACCACTTCGACAAGACCGGAGGACTGGACCGGGAGCTGTCGAACATGGTCAAGATCTACAACTCCGAGCTTTCGGTGCAGACGGTCTACGACGCCATGCGACTGGTAGGGGTCGAGTCATACGGCGACCGCACCCCGCTCGGCGCGATCATGCAAGACGTGCTCTGCTTCCCGGTGTACGACGGCGGGAACATGGGCGTCCGCCGCCGCCACCTCCACGAGATGCTGCGCACTCCCGGCTACGACCACCTCGCCGCTGCCGAGAACCGTCTGCCGTAG
- a CDS encoding MarR family winged helix-turn-helix transcriptional regulator: MSGTQILDTLLALSGVLGADQERELDRRGLTPARTHVLWLVFHEGPRTQAELAAALSVTPRNVTTLVDGLEATGFARREPHPHDRRAVLVTLTPRGEEAMRAMDAEHTELGAQLIDGLDEATTQATLRGLAHVLDRLNRLIDEHEARTAEDRRS; the protein is encoded by the coding sequence ATGTCCGGTACTCAGATTCTCGACACGCTCCTCGCGCTGTCCGGCGTCTTGGGCGCCGATCAGGAGCGCGAGCTCGATCGCCGGGGCCTCACCCCCGCCCGCACCCACGTGCTGTGGCTCGTCTTCCACGAGGGCCCGCGCACCCAGGCGGAGCTGGCGGCCGCGCTCAGCGTCACGCCGCGCAACGTCACGACCCTCGTCGACGGGCTCGAGGCCACCGGTTTCGCACGGCGCGAGCCGCATCCCCACGACCGCCGGGCCGTGCTCGTGACGCTGACCCCGCGCGGTGAGGAGGCGATGCGGGCCATGGATGCCGAGCACACCGAACTCGGGGCGCAGCTCATCGACGGCCTCGACGAGGCGACGACGCAGGCCACCCTGCGGGGGCTGGCGCACGTCCTCGACCGCCTGAACCGGCTCATCGACGAGCACGAGGCCCGCACCGCCGAGGACCGCCGATCATGA
- a CDS encoding isoprenyl transferase — MTPKPYTHRDAVPYRPLDWTGVHPPEYPRGAVPNHVAIVMDGNGRWANRRGLTRIEGHKAGEAALLDVVAGAIQAGVKHLSVYAFSTENWSRSPDEVRFLMGYNRDVLHRRRDQLNEWGVRIQWAGRKPRLWGSVIKELQFAEQLTTGNDVLTLTMCVNYGGRIELVDAMRSIADDVASGRLKPSAVSEKLIQRRLYRPEMPDVDLFLRSSGEQRTSNFLLWESAYAEFVFLDTLWPDFTREDLWRGIDTYLGRDRRFGGAVDAPASSSTT; from the coding sequence GTGACCCCGAAGCCCTACACGCACCGCGACGCGGTGCCGTACCGCCCGCTCGACTGGACCGGCGTCCACCCGCCGGAGTATCCGAGAGGCGCCGTGCCGAATCACGTCGCGATCGTGATGGACGGAAACGGACGCTGGGCGAACCGCCGCGGCCTCACCCGTATCGAGGGACACAAGGCGGGCGAGGCCGCGTTGCTGGATGTCGTGGCCGGCGCGATCCAGGCGGGCGTGAAGCACCTCTCGGTCTACGCCTTCTCGACCGAGAACTGGTCGCGCTCGCCCGACGAGGTCCGCTTCCTCATGGGCTACAACCGCGATGTGCTTCACCGGCGCCGCGATCAGCTCAACGAGTGGGGCGTGCGCATCCAATGGGCCGGCCGCAAGCCACGCCTGTGGGGCAGCGTCATCAAGGAGCTCCAGTTCGCCGAGCAGCTGACCACCGGCAACGACGTGCTGACGCTCACGATGTGCGTGAACTACGGCGGCCGCATCGAGCTGGTCGACGCGATGCGCTCGATCGCCGACGACGTCGCGTCGGGACGCCTGAAGCCCTCGGCCGTGTCGGAGAAGCTCATCCAGCGGAGGCTGTACCGCCCCGAGATGCCGGACGTCGATCTGTTCCTCCGCTCGAGTGGTGAGCAGCGAACGTCGAACTTCCTGCTGTGGGAGTCCGCCTACGCGGAGTTCGTGTTCCTCGACACGCTGTGGCCCGACTTCACGCGAGAGGACCTGTGGCGCGGCATCGACACCTATCTCGGCCGTGATCGCCGTTTCGGCGGTGCCGTGGACGCGCCGGCCTCCTCCTCGACGACCTGA
- a CDS encoding helix-turn-helix domain-containing protein yields the protein MSLRWDTSTRPPAEQYAYWRHTLCDAFTPLRPVERGQRDAWRRPGLPGTVASELLGHVNAAEIATCAQTIHHGRAEVERLEEDVVFVNLMLRGRCIVRQGATEAYSPAGTFTIVDAAEEFVLDYLDPWTSVSFRVPSVRLHSRVRRDLRAKSFSALSGMSAVLADSMRSAWSASPDVDDAQRSVLGSVFETLLDSFAEQAPMETYVASDGRGEALRSSIERYVTQHLRHGDVSPTATAARFAISVRKLHRLYEGAAMSYSQTVMRLRVEQCAAELAHPAETTLTELAARWGFADLSHLNRAFRAHVGMSPRAYRSVAA from the coding sequence ATGTCGTTGCGCTGGGATACATCCACCCGACCTCCTGCCGAGCAGTACGCCTACTGGCGCCACACGCTGTGCGACGCCTTCACGCCGCTGCGCCCGGTCGAACGCGGTCAACGCGATGCCTGGCGGCGCCCGGGGCTGCCCGGCACTGTGGCCAGTGAGCTCCTCGGCCATGTCAACGCCGCCGAGATCGCCACATGTGCGCAGACGATCCATCACGGGCGGGCAGAGGTGGAGCGGTTGGAAGAGGACGTGGTCTTCGTCAATCTGATGCTGCGCGGTCGGTGCATCGTGCGTCAGGGGGCGACAGAGGCCTACTCGCCCGCCGGGACCTTCACGATCGTGGATGCCGCCGAGGAGTTCGTCCTCGACTACCTCGACCCGTGGACGTCGGTCTCGTTCCGTGTGCCCAGCGTCCGGCTGCACTCGCGTGTGCGGCGGGATCTGCGCGCGAAGTCGTTCTCGGCGCTGAGCGGCATGAGCGCGGTCCTGGCCGACTCGATGCGGTCGGCCTGGTCGGCCTCGCCCGACGTCGACGACGCGCAGCGGTCCGTGCTCGGCTCGGTCTTCGAGACCCTCCTCGACTCCTTCGCCGAGCAGGCCCCGATGGAGACCTACGTCGCGAGCGACGGGCGCGGAGAAGCCCTGCGCTCGAGTATCGAGCGGTATGTGACGCAGCATCTGCGGCACGGCGATGTGAGCCCGACGGCCACCGCTGCCCGCTTCGCCATCTCGGTGCGCAAGCTTCATCGGCTGTACGAGGGTGCCGCGATGTCGTACAGCCAGACCGTCATGCGCCTGCGGGTCGAGCAGTGCGCCGCCGAGCTCGCTCACCCGGCCGAGACGACGCTGACCGAGCTGGCTGCGCGGTGGGGGTTCGCGGACCTCTCGCACCTCAACCGCGCGTTCCGGGCGCACGTGGGCATGAGTCCGCGCGCGTACCGTTCCGTCGCGGCGTGA
- the recO gene encoding DNA repair protein RecO, with protein sequence MPTYRDEVVVLRTHKLGEADRIVTMLSRRHGKLRAVAKGVRRTSSRFGARLEPFMVADVQLYQGRSLDIVQQAESLGSYGAEIVAHYDRYTSAHAMVEAADRLNEAEATPQQYLLLVGGLRALSRGEHAARSVLDSYLLRAMALSGWAPGLGECARCGRLGPHDTFVAQQGGIVCRDCAPTGAARVDAATVSLLQSLMAGEWDVVDAAPPGSTAAASGLIAAYAQWHLERGIRSLSHVSAAPQEGPR encoded by the coding sequence GTGCCCACCTACCGCGATGAAGTCGTGGTCCTGCGCACCCACAAGCTGGGGGAGGCCGACAGGATCGTGACGATGCTCAGCCGCCGTCATGGCAAGCTGCGCGCCGTCGCCAAGGGCGTCCGTCGTACGTCGTCGCGCTTCGGCGCGCGCCTCGAGCCCTTCATGGTCGCGGACGTGCAGCTGTACCAGGGGCGATCGCTCGACATCGTCCAGCAGGCCGAGTCGCTGGGCTCGTACGGCGCCGAGATCGTGGCCCACTACGACCGGTACACCTCCGCGCACGCGATGGTCGAGGCGGCTGACCGCCTGAACGAGGCGGAGGCGACGCCCCAGCAGTACCTGCTCCTCGTCGGGGGACTACGTGCCCTGTCGCGCGGCGAGCATGCCGCCCGGAGCGTGCTCGATTCGTACCTGCTCCGTGCCATGGCACTGTCGGGCTGGGCGCCCGGCCTCGGCGAGTGTGCGCGCTGCGGGCGCCTCGGCCCTCATGACACCTTCGTCGCCCAGCAGGGTGGCATCGTCTGCCGCGACTGCGCTCCGACCGGCGCCGCCCGCGTCGACGCCGCCACCGTATCGCTCCTGCAGTCGCTGATGGCAGGGGAGTGGGACGTGGTGGATGCCGCGCCCCCGGGGTCGACCGCCGCCGCTTCGGGTCTCATCGCCGCCTATGCGCAGTGGCACCTCGAGCGCGGCATCCGTTCGCTCTCCCATGTCTCGGCAGCCCCGCAGGAAGGCCCCAGGTGA
- the ybeY gene encoding rRNA maturation RNase YbeY, whose translation MTIEIGNESGLAVDETVLLRLMEHNLAELHVSPDADVAILLVDEGAMEALHVQWMDEPGPTDVLSFPMDELRPGTEDAPTPAGLLGDIVLCPQVAETQAVAAKHSTLDELILLTTHGLLHLLGFDHAEPEEEREMFGLQRELITSFQASERRRPRA comes from the coding sequence ATGACCATCGAGATCGGCAACGAATCGGGGCTCGCCGTCGACGAGACGGTGCTGCTCCGCCTCATGGAGCACAACCTCGCCGAGCTTCACGTCAGCCCGGACGCCGACGTGGCGATCCTGCTGGTCGACGAGGGCGCCATGGAGGCACTGCACGTGCAGTGGATGGACGAGCCCGGCCCCACCGACGTGCTGAGCTTCCCGATGGACGAGCTTCGTCCGGGCACCGAGGACGCCCCCACGCCGGCAGGCCTCCTCGGCGACATCGTGCTGTGCCCGCAGGTCGCCGAGACCCAGGCCGTGGCCGCCAAGCACTCGACGCTCGACGAGCTCATCCTCCTCACCACGCACGGACTCCTGCACCTCCTCGGCTTCGACCACGCCGAACCGGAGGAGGAGCGGGAGATGTTCGGACTGCAGCGCGAGCTCATCACCTCGTTCCAGGCATCCGAACGTCGACGACCTCGCGCATGA